The following coding sequences are from one Coffea arabica cultivar ET-39 chromosome 11e, Coffea Arabica ET-39 HiFi, whole genome shotgun sequence window:
- the LOC140021311 gene encoding uncharacterized protein, translating to MDRRVRGRERGRSTRQHPEGGGDRELEVKQDHGQGNEAGDPVATAINRITDVLERITEHQAPGAVHHQGGPIDTEDRVLERFLNFGPPKFYGGPEPEIAEGWWERISDIFAALNYTEERQVTFATFQFEGAARSWWNLIRVNWDRNHIPRTWANFTREFNAKFLPPLIQEKREDDFIKCRQGAEGLAAVRIDTFADAVERAQRVEVARAQVKSFQAKKRFGPSSSREPTYASAPPAKVGRGIGGANSSGAPRGTLARGTGARGTGRRDIGTRGVPSGRNQTRNAPQSGRVTTPQVTCGHCRRTGHTEDGCWRKEGKCLRCGSSEHQIAGCPKIQEGGTPSARQATSGGNRPKVPARVYAMDDQPVLDSSEVVEGTLPIFHRLARVLIDPGATHSFVNPIFMFEIDVQPVKLPFDLEVRTPMGNKSIITNLVYKNCEFWVGERKMLVDLVSLDIKGYDVIIGMDFLTHYHAKLDCRAKVVEFWIPEEATLKLNVKGRLASSAMILGVRARKMLYNGAQGFLAFLINAPSDQVKLEDVPVVREFPDVFPEKLKTLPPEREVEFKIELVSGMAPISKTPYRMAPAELKELKIQLQDLLERVSKDGIAVDPGKVEAVTMWKQPETPTEVRSFLGLAGYYRRFIKDFSKIAGLMTELTKKNNKFIWTPKCESSFQELKRRLTSASMLALPIGAEGYVVYSDASREGLGCVLMQKGKANVVADALSRKAQVAGFMVKEWDMLEEVSSWNSRLERLKILFGNLTLKSALLEHIKEAQKTDPIIQNQLEKLRKGETLDFKLGSEGVLRFRDRIVVPVDEELRREILEESHRSKYIIHSGVNKMYHDVKELYWWDSLKKNVAKFVQKCLICQQVKAEYQKPSGLLQPLEIPEWKWEHITMDFVTGLPRSQKGFDAVWVLVDRLTKSAHFLPVSMSFSLKKLAKLYTEEIMRLHGIPISIVSDQGPRFVSHFWQKFQETLGTKLKFSTAYHPQTDGQSERTIQTLEDMLRSCILDFGGKWS from the exons ATGGATCGACGAGTTAGAGGTAGAGAACGTGGGAGATCAACTAGGCAACACCCCGAGGGTGGCGGTGATAGAGAACTTGAGGTCAAACAAGACCATGGCCAGGGAAATGAGGCCGGAGACCCAGTGGCCACCGCAATCAATAGAATAACCGATGTTCTAGAGCGCATTACTGAGCACCAAGCCCCGGGGGCGGTGCATCATCAAGGAGGCCCCATCGATACTGAGGATCGGGTATTAGAGAGATTCTTGAATTTTGGACCTCCTAAGTTCTATGGAGGCCCAGAACCTGAGATAGCAGAAGGTTGGTGGGAGAGGATCTCTGACATTTTTGCAGCTTTAAATTATACGGAGGAGAGACAAGTGACTTTTGCAAcattccagtttgagggagctgctcgttcctggtggaacctaATTAGGGTTAATTGGGACAGGAACCATATTCCTAGAACCTGGGCAAACTTCACACGAGAGTTCAATGCCAAGTTTCTACCCCCTCTcatccaagagaaaagagaggatgatTTTATCAAGTGTAGGCAGGGGGCG gagggATTAGCTGCTGTTCGGATAGACACGTTTGCTGATGCTGTTGAGAGAGCTCAGAGGGTGGAAGTTGCTAGAGCTCAAGTAAAATCCTTCCaggccaagaaaagatttggcCCTAGCAGCAGTCGGGAGCCGACTTATGCAAGTGCTCCACCGGCCAAAGTGGGTCGAGGAATAGGTGGAGCAAATAGTTCTGGAGCACCACGAGGCACTCTAGCAAGAGGAACTGGGGCAAGAGGTACCGGAAGAAGAGATATCGGTACTAGAGGAGTACCAAGTGGAAGGAATCAAACTAGGAACGCTCCGCAAAGTGGTCGTGTGACCACCCCTCAGGTAACTTGTGGACATTGCAGGAGGACTGGCCATACTGAGGACGGATGCTGGAGGAAAGAAGGGAAGTGCTTGAGGTGCGGAAGCAGTGAACACCAGATTGCCGGTTgtccaaaaatacaagaaggtgGTACTCCAAGTGCTAGACAAGCCACTTCTGGAGGAAATAGGCCGAAAGTTCCTGCCAGGGTGTATGCTATGGACGATCAACCTGTACTTGATTCCTCGGAGGTTGTGGAAGGTActcttccaatctttcaccgatTAGCTAGAGTACTAATTGACCCTGGCGCAACTCATTCATTTGTGAATCCAATTTTTATGTTCGAAATTGATGTACAACCTGTTAAACTACCCTTTGATCTTGAAGTTAGGACACCTATGGGTAACAAGAGTATAATTACTAACCTGGTCTATAAGAACTGCGAGTTCTGGGTTGGAGAGCGTAAGATGCTAGTAGACCTAGTCAGTTTGGACATAAAAGGGTATGATGTTATCATAGGAATGGATTTCCTAACTCATTACCATGCTAAGCTTGATTGTAGAgcaaaagtggtagaattttggattcctgaagaagcaaccctgaaattgaATGTGAAAGGTAGGTTAGCATCATCTGCTATGATTTTGGGAGTTCGGGCAAGAAAAATGTTGTATAACGGAGCGCAAGGGTTCTTAGCTTTCCTGATTAACGCTCCCAGTGACCAAGTAAAGTTGGAGGATGTACCAGTGGTAAGGGAATTTCCAGATGTGTTTCCCgaaaaattaaaaacattacCTCCGGAGAGAGAAGTGGAGTTTAAGATTGAACTAGTGTCGGGGATGGCCCCGATTTCTAAGACTccgtaccgaatggctcctgcagagctaaaagaattgaaaatacAATTACAGGATCTATTGGAGAGAG TTTCTAAAGATGGAATTGCCGTAGATCCGGGAAAAGTTGAGGCAGTCACAATGTGGAAACAACCAGAAACTCCAACAGAGgttagaagtttcttgggtCTAGCAGGTTACTACAGGCGATTCATTAAGGACTTCTCGAAGATTGCTGGACTTATGACAGAgttgacaaagaaaaataataagttCATTTGGACTCCAAAGTGCGAatcaagttttcaggagttaaaaAGGCGCTTAACATCAGCTTCTATGTTGGCATTGCCTATCGGAGCAGAAGGTTATGTCGTATATTCTGATGCCTCTAGGGAAGGTCTAGGATGCGTGCTAATGCAAAAAG GAAAAGCCAAcgtggtagcagatgctttaagtAGAAAGGCTCAAGTAGCGGGGTTCATGGTAAAAGAATGGGACATGTTAGAAGAGGTTAGTAGTTGGAACTCTCGCTTGGAGAGATTGAAGATTTTATTTGGGAACCTGACGTTGAAATCAGCGTTGTTGGAGCATATTAAAGAGGCACAGAAAACGGACCCTATAATCCAGAACCAACTAGAGAAGTTGCGAAAAGGAGAAACCCTAGACTTTAAATTAGGGTCTGAAGGAGTGTTAAGGTTTCGAGATCGGATTGTGGTTCCAGTTGATGAAGAATTAAGGAGAGAGATTCTAGAAGAATCACATCGATCAAAGTATATTATACACTCAGGAGTGAACAAAATGTATCACGATGTGAAGGAATTATACTGGTGGGACAGTTTGAAAAAGAACGTGGCAAAATTTGTACAAAAATGTCTGATATGCCAGCAAGTAAAAGCTGAATATCAGAAACCTTCTGGTTTATTGCAGCCACTAGAAatccctgaatggaagtgggaacacataaccatggattttgtaacggGATTACCTCGAAGTCAAAAAGGTTTTGATGCGGTTTGGGTGCTAGTTGACCGGCTTACCAAGTCCGCACATTTCCTACCTGTGAGTATGagcttttctttgaaaaaattggccaagttgtacacagaagagatcATGAGGTTGCATGGTATTCCTATAAGCATAGTGT